From Nonlabens sp. Ci31, the proteins below share one genomic window:
- a CDS encoding IS110 family transposase: MVNPTDIFRKGKERHTKTDRIDAQLIAKELKDGCLDSIHVTDKRREELRSLFRRRNDLVKNYRNWLDDLDFEFQDARLTMESKLRQFRFIDQEIREVYSTITIIRQMLQRKSNI, from the coding sequence GTGGTCAATCCAACCGATATCTTCAGAAAAGGTAAAGAACGCCATACAAAGACCGATCGCATCGATGCACAGCTCATCGCAAAGGAGCTGAAAGATGGTTGTTTAGACAGTATTCACGTTACAGATAAGAGGAGAGAAGAGCTGCGCAGTCTTTTTAGAAGAAGAAATGATCTGGTAAAGAACTACCGCAATTGGTTAGACGATCTGGATTTTGAATTTCAAGACGCTCGCCTGACAATGGAAAGTAAACTACGGCAGTTTAGATTTATAGATCAGGAAATACGAGAAGTATACAGTACCATTACAATAATCCGCCAAATGCTTCAACGCAAAAGCAATATTTGA
- a CDS encoding CheR family methyltransferase encodes MQNFPIVGIGASAGGLDAFKRLLAAIPEVSGMAYVLVQHLDPTHESVLPEILQRVTTIPVLEITDDIHLAPDHIYVIPSSKMLFSTDGVLKLIEREKNALNLSIDIFFTSLAEVHKEFAVGVVLSGTGSDGTLGLKAIKGHGGISMVQDSESATYDSMPQSAVNAGVVDFILAPEKIPLQLLEIRSTYKTSHFFKEHEEMPKDDEGIFKQILLLLRQRSGVDFTYYKQPTFHRRIARRIAIVKKKDLADYLKFLRTNKAEQDALFQDVLIPVTSFFRDPKTFLALTETVFPAILKNKAADKPIRIWIAGCSTGEEAYSIAICLHEFLGEKSAYPKIQIFASDISDKVIKKARTAFYTKADVEKLSETQIKNYFIKNNNGYEVNKLIRDMCVFAPHNFLKDPPFAKMDLISCRNVLIYMDSFLQKKAFTTFHYALKENGFLLLGKSETTGATSDLFTQVNKPEKIYSRKPVPGRFMHVASEKGDLKAYSFKANVTHNSVVVESDFRKSAEEIMILKSPASVVVNEDMDIVHIHGDITPFLQAPQGKPTHNLIKMAREGLAFELRNAIHRAKKEQIAVIKENIPAKVNEKQFLVTIEIIPITDTVEPHCLIRFEQKATPIAEEQKQSFSGKMAETSRKLSGKNQQLEKELSQNRDDMRYLTEDMEATNEELQSANEELQSSNEEMQSLNEELETSKEELQSTNEELIIVNQELLDKQEQINVAHALQLEAHSRIEESEKEQIKLASQLKLATDSAKVGIWSLDVKTEKLEWNGLLKKMWGYDENLDNLIFKDWAKLVLNEDKELVFQKIEESRINHSIYDAEYRIRRANDGAIVWMKSTGQYQYDEFGEAITLTGINLEITQHKEAEEKIRESEELFKSIFDNSLAAILVANDQGNYLSANKAASELLGYSVKELLKMNVGDLNTTEKHGATERFEQYMIKGEERGEFDFTAKNGERKFVQYQAIRIKADFHLSIMMDITGQKLIEKLLEEAKSKAENAQEIAENAVIAKQQFLSNMSHEIRTPMNAIIGFTKVLAKTDLTEKQKEYVGAVKSSGDTLIVLINDILDLAKVYEGKMIFANAPFKIADSIATILNLFEIKIQESNLELVKEYDHSIPEIVLGDAIRLHQILINLLSNAIKFTVKGKITVSVVNLLSEDAEKVSIEIKVTDTGIGIAQNEMATIFENFEQAQNNTSSLYGGTGLGLAIVKQLVEKQGGTISVKSKVDEGSTFSFILSFEKTTASIVLENETGQYETEIKPLKVLVVEDVKLNQLLMKIVLDDFKFDYDIADNGQIAIEKLQTNSYDIILMDLQMPVMNGFEATEHIRHKMNLQIPIIALTADVTTVDLEKCKAVGMNDYTSKPLDENILYSKILELVKL; translated from the coding sequence GTGCAGAACTTCCCTATTGTAGGTATTGGCGCATCTGCTGGAGGATTGGATGCTTTTAAGCGGTTGCTCGCAGCAATACCCGAAGTTTCAGGGATGGCGTATGTGCTGGTTCAGCATCTCGACCCTACTCACGAAAGTGTTTTGCCAGAAATTTTACAACGGGTAACAACAATTCCTGTACTCGAAATTACGGATGATATACACCTTGCTCCTGACCATATTTATGTAATTCCCTCCAGTAAAATGCTTTTCTCAACCGATGGTGTGCTCAAACTTATCGAACGAGAGAAGAATGCGCTCAACCTGTCCATTGATATTTTTTTTACTTCTCTTGCCGAAGTGCATAAAGAGTTTGCAGTAGGTGTCGTGCTATCTGGCACAGGCAGCGATGGCACATTAGGACTGAAAGCCATTAAAGGACACGGAGGCATTAGCATGGTGCAGGATTCAGAGTCGGCAACTTACGACAGTATGCCGCAAAGTGCAGTAAATGCAGGCGTAGTAGATTTTATTTTAGCACCTGAAAAAATTCCGTTACAGCTTTTGGAAATCAGAAGTACTTACAAAACGAGTCATTTTTTCAAAGAACATGAAGAAATGCCAAAAGACGATGAAGGTATTTTTAAACAAATTCTTTTGCTGCTTCGTCAGCGAAGCGGAGTTGATTTTACTTATTACAAGCAGCCCACTTTTCACAGGCGTATAGCACGGAGAATTGCCATTGTAAAAAAGAAAGACCTGGCCGACTACCTGAAATTTTTACGAACCAACAAGGCCGAACAAGATGCACTTTTTCAGGATGTGCTCATTCCGGTTACTTCTTTTTTCCGCGACCCGAAAACATTTCTCGCATTAACCGAAACAGTTTTTCCTGCTATTCTAAAAAATAAAGCGGCAGACAAACCCATTCGCATTTGGATTGCGGGCTGTTCTACAGGAGAAGAGGCCTATTCTATTGCCATTTGTTTGCACGAATTTTTGGGAGAGAAATCGGCTTATCCTAAAATTCAAATCTTTGCTTCCGATATTTCTGATAAAGTAATTAAAAAAGCGCGTACAGCCTTTTACACCAAAGCCGATGTAGAAAAACTTTCTGAAACTCAAATCAAGAATTATTTTATAAAGAATAACAATGGCTACGAAGTGAATAAACTTATACGCGACATGTGCGTGTTTGCTCCACACAATTTTTTGAAAGACCCGCCATTTGCAAAAATGGATTTGATTAGTTGCCGTAATGTGCTTATTTACATGGATTCTTTTTTGCAAAAGAAGGCATTCACTACATTTCATTACGCGCTTAAAGAAAACGGTTTTCTGCTTCTTGGAAAATCCGAAACTACAGGCGCAACGTCCGATTTGTTTACACAAGTTAATAAGCCCGAAAAAATATATTCGAGAAAGCCCGTTCCAGGTCGGTTTATGCACGTAGCCTCGGAAAAAGGGGATTTAAAAGCTTACTCGTTTAAGGCAAATGTTACCCATAATTCGGTGGTAGTAGAGTCTGATTTTAGAAAAAGCGCAGAGGAGATAATGATTTTAAAATCTCCTGCAAGTGTAGTTGTGAATGAAGATATGGACATCGTTCATATTCATGGAGACATTACACCTTTTCTACAAGCCCCGCAAGGCAAGCCCACGCATAACCTTATAAAAATGGCACGTGAAGGATTAGCATTTGAATTACGCAACGCCATTCATAGAGCAAAAAAGGAACAAATAGCCGTCATTAAAGAAAATATTCCTGCCAAGGTCAACGAAAAACAATTTTTAGTTACAATAGAAATTATTCCTATTACCGATACCGTTGAACCGCATTGCTTAATTCGCTTTGAGCAAAAAGCAACTCCTATTGCGGAAGAACAAAAACAATCTTTTTCAGGAAAAATGGCTGAAACATCTCGAAAACTTTCGGGAAAAAACCAACAATTGGAAAAAGAGCTTTCGCAAAACCGCGATGACATGCGCTACTTAACCGAAGACATGGAAGCCACGAACGAGGAACTGCAAAGCGCCAATGAAGAATTGCAAAGCAGCAATGAGGAAATGCAAAGTTTGAATGAAGAATTAGAAACCTCAAAAGAAGAACTGCAATCAACCAACGAGGAACTCATTATTGTAAATCAAGAGTTGCTTGATAAGCAGGAACAAATCAATGTAGCGCACGCATTGCAGTTGGAAGCCCACAGCCGAATTGAAGAAAGCGAGAAGGAACAAATAAAATTGGCAAGTCAATTAAAATTAGCCACTGATTCTGCTAAAGTAGGTATTTGGTCATTAGACGTTAAAACAGAAAAATTAGAATGGAATGGGCTGTTAAAAAAAATGTGGGGTTATGATGAAAATCTAGATAACCTAATTTTTAAAGATTGGGCAAAATTAGTTTTAAATGAAGATAAAGAATTGGTCTTTCAAAAAATAGAAGAATCAAGAATTAATCACAGTATTTATGATGCAGAATATCGTATAAGACGTGCCAATGATGGCGCTATTGTGTGGATGAAATCGACTGGGCAGTATCAATATGATGAATTTGGTGAAGCTATTACCCTTACAGGAATTAACCTTGAAATTACCCAACATAAAGAAGCAGAAGAAAAAATTCGCGAAAGCGAAGAATTGTTTAAATCTATTTTTGACAATAGCCTTGCGGCAATATTGGTGGCCAATGACCAAGGAAATTATTTATCTGCTAACAAAGCAGCAAGTGAACTTTTGGGCTATTCGGTTAAAGAATTATTGAAAATGAATGTAGGCGATTTAAATACGACTGAAAAACATGGAGCAACTGAGCGTTTTGAGCAATATATGATCAAAGGTGAAGAAAGAGGTGAATTTGACTTTACAGCAAAAAACGGTGAACGTAAATTTGTTCAATACCAAGCAATTCGTATTAAGGCAGATTTCCACCTAAGCATCATGATGGATATTACGGGGCAAAAATTGATTGAAAAATTATTGGAAGAAGCAAAAAGCAAAGCTGAAAATGCACAAGAGATAGCAGAAAATGCGGTAATAGCGAAACAGCAATTTTTATCAAACATGAGCCATGAAATTCGTACTCCAATGAATGCAATTATTGGTTTTACAAAAGTGTTGGCTAAAACAGATTTGACAGAAAAACAAAAGGAATATGTAGGAGCCGTAAAATCAAGCGGGGATACTTTAATAGTGCTTATTAACGACATACTTGATTTGGCCAAAGTATATGAAGGTAAAATGATTTTTGCAAATGCCCCTTTTAAAATAGCAGACTCAATAGCCACCATTCTTAATTTGTTCGAAATAAAAATTCAGGAAAGCAATTTAGAATTAGTAAAAGAATATGATCACAGCATTCCCGAAATAGTGCTGGGCGATGCAATACGTTTGCATCAAATTCTTATTAACCTTTTAAGCAACGCTATAAAGTTTACAGTAAAAGGTAAAATTACGGTTAGTGTTGTTAATCTCCTTAGCGAAGATGCAGAAAAAGTAAGCATCGAAATTAAAGTAACCGATACTGGAATTGGGATTGCACAAAATGAAATGGCAACCATTTTTGAAAATTTTGAACAAGCTCAAAACAACACATCAAGTTTATATGGAGGCACTGGCTTGGGACTTGCCATTGTAAAACAATTGGTAGAAAAACAGGGCGGAACTATTTCTGTAAAAAGCAAAGTTGATGAAGGGTCAACTTTTAGTTTTATTTTAAGTTTTGAAAAAACAACTGCTTCCATAGTTTTAGAAAATGAAACAGGACAATATGAAACTGAAATTAAACCATTAAAGGTATTGGTGGTAGAAGACGTTAAGCTCAATCAATTATTAATGAAAATTGTATTGGATGACTTTAAATTTGATTACGACATTGCCGACAACGGACAAATAGCTATTGAAAAACTTCAAACCAATTCCTACGACATTATTTTAATGGACCTACAAATGCCGGTAATGAACGGATTTGAAGCCACTGAACACATCCGCCATAAAATGAATTTACAAATTCCAATTATTGCATTAACAGCCGATGTAACAACCGTTGATTTAGAAAAATGCAAGGCAGTAGGGATGAACGATTATACTTCTAAGCCTCTTGATGAAAATATATTGTACAGCAAAATTTTGGAATTGGTGAAACTGTAG